The following coding sequences lie in one Apium graveolens cultivar Ventura chromosome 3, ASM990537v1, whole genome shotgun sequence genomic window:
- the LOC141712840 gene encoding caffeoylshikimate esterase-like, giving the protein MAEQKLVHPVAEASATSPFGSLTPDEFYIRHSVSHSSDFITNSRGLKLFTQCWTPLPPTQIIGTIAVIHGFTGESSWFIQLTAVHFAKHGFAVCAIDHQGHGYSDGLVAHIPDINPVVNDCISFFNSFRDRHAPSLPSFLYSESLGGAIALLITLRRGDTKPYNGVVLNGAMCGISDKFKPPWPLEHLLSVVAAVIPTWQVIPTRGSIPEMSFKLDWKRKLAIASPRRPMARPRAATARELLRVCRELQGRFEEIDVPLLIVHGEKDVVCDPACVEELYRRAASKDKTIKIYPGLLHQMVGEEEKDVEIVFGDVVEWLKIRAAGDGYDL; this is encoded by the coding sequence ATGGCTGAACAGAAACTGGTCCACCCAGTAGCAGAAGCCAGTGCTACAAGTCCATTTGGCTCACTCACCCCCGACGAGTTCTACATTCGCCACTCAGTGAGTCACTCGTCCGACTTCATCACCAATTCACGCGGTCTCAAGCTCTTCACTCAGTGCTGGACTCCACTCCCTCCTACTCAAATCATCGGAACTATCGCCGTTATCCACGGCTTCACCGGCGAGTCCAGCTGGTTTATTCAACTCACCGCCGTACATTTCGCCAAACATGGATTCGCTGTCTGCGCAATCGATCACCAAGGCCACGGTTACTCCGACGGCCTCGTCGCTCACATTCCCGACATCAATCCCGTCGTCAATGACTGTATCTCCTTCTTCAACTCCTTCCGTGATCGTCACGCGCCGTCACTGCCTTCATTCCTCTACTCCGAATCTCTAGGCGGCGCAATCGCGTTACTCATCACTCTCCGCCGCGGCGATACCAAACCGTACAACGGCGTTGTTTTGAACGGCGCGATGTGCGGGATCAGCGACAAGTTCAAACCGCCGTGGCCGTTAGAGCACTTACTATCCGTAGTCGCGGCGGTGATTCCTACATGGCAAGTGATCCCCACGCGCGGCTCCATCCCGGAAATGTCGTTCAAACTCGACTGGAAACGTAAACTAGCAATTGCAAGCCCTAGGCGCCCTATGGCTCGGCCACGCGCCGCCACAGCACGGGAATTACTCCGAGTATGCAGAGAGTTACAAGGCAGATTCGAAGAAATTGACGTTCCTTTACTCATCGTCCATGGCGAGAAGGACGTGGTTTGTGATCCTGCTTGCGTGGAGGAGCTATATCGACGCGCGGCCAGTAAAGATAAGACGATAAAGATATATCCAGGATTGTTGCATCAGATGGTAGGAGAAGAGGAGAAGGATGTGGAGATTGTGTTTGGGGACGTTGTGGAGTGGCTCAAGATAAGAGCTGCCGGGGATGGTTATGATTTATAG
- the LOC141712841 gene encoding LOW QUALITY PROTEIN: phosphatidylinositol 4-kinase beta 1-like (The sequence of the model RefSeq protein was modified relative to this genomic sequence to represent the inferred CDS: deleted 1 base in 1 codon): MARLLGLSRGEYESPREVTRTIPTSDTSTENGWLIRFFDSAFFCEWIAVSYLYKHEHPGVRDYLCNRMYTLPLSGIESYLFQVCYMLVHKPSPSLDKFVIDICSKSLQIALKVHWFLMAELEDSDDNEGISRIQEKCQIAATLMGEWPTLIRPQTVSSSPLGKNQVLNRLLSSKQRLLSLTSSPPTQRSVSLTVPSGNSLQEDGGKVSSDDGKLFKKFMPGQKVRDALLFRKSVEKDDEETDKDGFFKRLLRDSKDEDVRKSTDKDEEETEKDGFFRRFLRDSKDEDEELTSSSEGFFKRLFRDKADLEVVSKSVEDDDKDSFFRKIFKDKFEDKKDGIDRKDIELIKSVEDAEKEGFFRKLFKDKFDDKKDYLDRTDEETKGPTNDDEEHSEVPLFRRFFSLHHGDKKTPGTDEHSNGFPEGSSGSPGTEKFFRKLFRDRDRSVEDSEIFGLKKKEKHPGSPKQQNDKSTVKPPLPSNASQFRKGTYHESLDFVQSLCDTSYGLVDVFPVEDRKSALSESLTEINAHVAAAQSSGGVCFPMGKGMYRVVHIPEDEAVLLNSREKAPYLICVEVLRSETVSNTKDINSSQKLSRGGIPVANGDAFLPKPPPWAYPLAGQDRYGGYDRMSRSASDAIDQAMAQLWDAKAKVVHLTLSVEKQPFTRSDGTADHDPNCVHPCDFQSDSDKVVNHAAGPDGGGDLERVRVVLTADPGVSMDDTEDQEPLRRKEHRRVPSTIAFEEVKAAALKGEAPAGLPLKGAGQDSSESRSHVTNGGTPNASDALSGELWEIKKQRIRNASVHGKLPGWDLRSVIVKSGDDCRQEHLAVQLISHFYDIFQEAGLPLWLRPYEVLVTSSYTALIETIPDTASLHSLKSRYPNISSLRQFFVDKYQENSPNFKLAQRNFVESMAGYSLVCYLLQVKDRHNGNLLLDEEGHIIHIDFGFMLSNSPGGVNFESAPFKLTRELLEVMDSDAEGVPSEFFDYFKVLCIQGFLTCRKHAERVILLVEMLQDSGFPCFKGGPRAIQNLRKRFHLSLTEEQCVSLVLSLISSSLDAWRTRQYDYYQRVLNGIL, translated from the exons ATGGCCAGACTATTGGGATTGTCGAGAGGTGAATACGAGTCACCGCGAGAAGTTACAAGAACAATCCCAACTAGTGATACTAGTACTGAGAATGGCTGGTTGATTAGGTTTTTCGATTCCGCTTTCTTTTGTGAGTGGATTGCGGTTAGTTATTTGTATAAACATGAGCATCCCGGTGTCCGGGATTATTTGTGTAATAGAATGTATACGTTACCGTTATCAGGTATTGAGAGTTACTTGTTTCAAGTGTGTTATATGTTGGTACATAAACCGAGTCCCTCgttggataagtttgttattgaTATTTGTTCTAAGTCGCTGCAAATTGCGTTGAAAGTGCATTGGTTTTTGATGGCGGAGTTGGAGGATTCCGATGATAATGAGGGGATTAGTAGGATTCAAGAGAAGTGTCAGATTGCGGCTACTTTGATGGGGGAGTGGCCGACTTTGATTAGGCCGCAGACTGTGTCGTCAAGTCCGTTAGGTAAGAATCAAGTTCTTAATAGATTGTTATCATCGAAGCAGAGGCTTTTGTCATTGACTTCGTCACCCCCTACTCAGCGATCGGTATCGTTAACGGTCCCGTCAGGAAACTCTTTGCAGGAGGATGGTGGTAAGGTATCGTCTGACGACGGGAAGCTTTTTAAGAAATTTATGCCAGGTCAAAAAGTAAGAGATGCATTGCTTTTTAGAAAATCAGTGGAGAAAGATGATGAAGAAACAGACAAGGATGGGTTTTTTAAGAGGCTTTTGAGAGACAGCAAAGATGAGGATGTTAGGAAGTCAACTGATAAAGACGAGGAGGAGACTGAGAAGGATGGGTTCTTCAGAAGGTTTTTAAGAGACAGCAAGGACGAAGATGAGGAGCTCACGTCGAGCTCAGAGGGTTTCTTTAAGAGGCTGTTTCGTGATAAAGCTGACTTAGAGGTGGTTTCAAAATCTGTAGAAGATGATGATAAGGATAGTTTTTTTAGGAAGATTTTCAAGGATAAATTTGAGGACAAGAAGGATGGCATTGACCGGAAGGACATTGAATTAATAAaatctgttgaagatgctgaaAAAGAAGGTTTCTTCCGGAAACTTTTCAAAGATAAATTTGATGACAAAAAAGATTATTTAGACAGGACTGATGAGGAAACTAAGGGGCCAACTAATGACGATGAAGAACATTCTGAAGTTCCATTATTCCGTAGATTTTTCAGCTTGCACCATGGAGATAAGAAGACTCCTGGAACGGATGAACACAGCAATGGTTTTCCTGAAGGCAGTTCAGGCAGTCCGGGGACAGAGAAATTTTTCCGCAAGTTATTTAGGGACCGTGATCGCTCTGTGGAGGACTCTGAAATTTTTGGTTTAAAGAAGAAAGAG AAACATCCGGGTTCGCCAAAGCAGCAAAATGATAAATCAACTGTCAAGCCCCCTCTTCCATCTAATGCTTCCCAGTTTAGGAAAGGAACGTATCATGAGTCACTGGACTTTGTGCAATCGCTCTGTGATACATCATATGGCTTAGTAGACGTATTTCCTGTTGAAGATCGCAAAAGTGCTCTTTCTGAG TCACTTACAGAGATCAATGCGCATGTAGCTGCTGCCCAAAGTAGTGgag GTGTATGCTTTCCAATGGGAAAGGGAATGTACCGTGTTGTTCATATACCCGAAGATGAAGCTGTTCTTTTAAATTCCAGAGAGAAGGCCCCATACCTGATTTGTGTAGAAGTTTTGAGAAGTGAGACAGTGAG CAACACAAAGGATATAAATAGTAGTCAAAAACTTTCTAGAGGTGGAATCCCTGTAGCGAATGGTGATGCATTTTTGCCTAAACCTCCTCCATGGGCTTATCCGTTGGCTGGACAGGACCGTTATGGTGGTTATGATAGGATGTCAAGATCCGCTTCAGATGCTATTGACCAGGCTATGGCTCAATTATGGGATGCA AAAGCTAAAGTTGTCCACCTTACTCTTTCAGTGGAAAAGCAACCGTTCACCCGGTCGGATGGAACTGCAGATCATGATCCAAATTGTGTTCATCCTTGCGATTTTCAATCTGATTCAGACAAAGTTGTAAACCATGCAGCCGGACCGGACGGTGGTGGTGACTTAGAAAGAGTGCGGGTAGTTCTGACAGCAGATCCAGGAGTTAGCATGGATGACACGGAGGATCAAGAACCACTACGTAGGAAGGAGCACCGACGTGTTCCAAGTACAATAGCTTTTGAGGAAGTTAAG GCTGCTGCTTTGAAAGGAGAAGCTCCTGCTGGACTCCCTCTAAAAGGCGCTGGCCAGGATTCATCCGAATCACGATCACAT GTTACAAATGGTGGTACACCAAATGCAAGTGATGCTTTATCTGGTGAGCTATGGGAGATAAAGAAACAGAGAATTCGTAATGCATCAGTACATGGAAAATTACCTGGTTGGGATTTGCGCTCT GTCATTGTCAAGAGTGGTGATGATTGTAGACAAGAGCATCTTGCAGTGCAACTGATTTCTCACTTTTATG ATATATTCCAAGAAGCTGGTCTACCGCTCTGGTTGCGCCCGTATGAAGTGCTAGTTACTTCTTCGTACACTGCACTCATCGAAACGATTCCAGATACG GCATCACTTCATTCGCTCAAAAGTAGATACCCCAACATTTCCAGTTTAAGACAGTTCTTTGTTGATAAATATCAGGAGAATTCTCCAAACTTTAAGCTTGCGCAG AGGAATTTTGTGGAAAGCATGGCTGGTTACTCGCTAGTTTGCTACCTGTTGCAG GTCAAGGACAGGCATAATGGAAACCTCTTGTTGGATGAAGAAGGCCATATTATACACATCGACTTCGGCTTCATGCTGTCCAATTCTCCTGGAGGTGTGAATTTCGAGAGTGCACCATTTAAGTTAACCCGTGAACTTCTTGAG GTCATGGATTCTGATGCGGAGGGAGTTCCAAGTGAATTTTTTGACTATTTCAAG GTTCTATGTATTCAAGGCTTTTTAACTTGTCGTAAGCATGCTGAACGCGTAATTCTTCTTGTTGAGATGTTACAG GATTCTGGATTCCCATGTTTTAAAGGTGGACCTCGGGCAATACAGAACTTGAGAAAAAGATTTCATCTAAGTTTAACTGAAGAG CAATGTGTATCGTTGGTGCTTTCTCTCATCAGCAGCAGCTTAGATGCTTGGCGGACACGCCAATATGATTACTATCAAAGGGTGTTGAATGGAATTTTGTGA